A genomic segment from Salmo trutta unplaced genomic scaffold, fSalTru1.1, whole genome shotgun sequence encodes:
- the LOC115187801 gene encoding membrane-spanning 4-domains subfamily A member 4D, whose translation MKYTFQSDECMVITIPLGSLRDAQEGQLMPEKFHCVFKDVYKVFLKGQPKALGTAQLIAGVLVLILGLLLVQHSAIVLIYTMPSVLFVAAGMLTYAAGHSPDMCVAKLSFTLNIVSCFWTVAAVVLCTVDVSHGFYGDHQQVFSGIKWMIVVLLVIELVVAMVVIYWESKAVCRQHFNILPMVTLKQDV comes from the exons ATGAAGTACACATTTCAGTCAGATGAGTGCATGGTCATCACTATACCTCTGGGCAGTCTCAGAGATGCTCAGGAGGGCCAGCTGATGCCTGAGAAGTTCCACTGTGTCTTCAAAGATGTCTACAAGGTCTTCCTCAAGGGTCAGCCTAAAGCTCTGGGG ACGGCTCAGCTCATTGCTGGAGTCCTTGTCTTGATTCTGGGGCTGCTGCTTGTCCAGCACAGCGCAATAGTTCTGATCTACACCATGCCCAGTGTCCTG TTTGTTGCTGCCGGAATGCTGACCTATGCTGCAGGTCATTCTCCAGATATGTGTGTG GCCAAACTGTCATTTACCTTGAACATCGTCAGCTGTTTCTGGACAGTAGCTGCTGTTGTTCTCTGCACTGTCGACGTCTCTCATGGTTTCTACGGGGACCATCAACAG GTATTTTCTGGAATCAAATGGATGATTGTAGTTCTCCTGGTCATTGAACTGGTTGTTGCCATGGTGGTGATCTACTgggagagtaaagcagtgtgcaGACAGCACTTCAACATTCTG CCCATGGTCACCCTGAAGCAGGACGTATGA